Sequence from the Deltaproteobacteria bacterium IMCC39524 genome:
AGGGAGCATGACGCAAGGCAATGGAGTCGAGCAGAACCTTATAAAGAGCAAAGAAGACTGGGATCTGTACGATCATCGGCAGGCAACCACCTAAGGGGTTGACGCTGTGTGTCTTGTACAGCTGCATCATCTCTTTATTCAGTCGTTCCTTGTCATTTTTGAATTTCTCGCGCAGTTTAGCCATTTCCGGCTGCAACTTCTGCATCGATTTCATCGATGAATAGCTCTTGTGAGTCAAAGGCCAGAAGATGATCTTGATCAAGACGGTGAGGAGGATAATGGCGACACCGTAGTTCTTGAAAAACCCGTAGAAGAAGGTCAGTACGGTAAAGAGGGGTTGGGCCAGAAGGTTAAAGAAGCCGAACTGAACGATCTTGTCGAGCTGGTGACCTGCCGCCTTGAGCTGTGCCGGTTCCTTGGGCCCTATGAATACCAGGTAATCAAGCGTTCTCTTTTCACCGGGTTGCAGGGTAAAGTAGGGAGTTTCCATAATATTCTCTATGGCATCGCCCTTGCGTTGCAACAGGATTCGTTCAACGGTTTTATCGCCAGGAACGACAACGGAAAGAAAATATTTGGTTTGAAAAGAGGTCCAGGACAGATCCTGACCGTACGACACAAAACCATCTTTCAGGTCATCAACATCCACCTCTTCAATTTCATCTTTAACCAGTGTGGCAGGACCCGAAAACGAGTAACTGTCTCCTTCCATAGAATCATCCCAGCGTTGCACCATGGCGAGGTTAACTGTGCCGCGCAGTGGAGTCTGGCTGGCATTGCTGAGTTCAAGGGCCATGTCGATGACATACTCATCACCACGCACATTGAAAGATTTAACATACTGCATGCCGTTGGCCGCAACATGCTTGAAGAGAATCTCCAATTGCTCCTGACCGTTAACACTAACAACAGAAGCTGTTGCCGTTTCAAAAAGAGCTCCTTCGCTCAAACCGAAACCTTCTGCACCAGTCGTACGCAAGGTTGAATAACGCAAAGGACCCGTTTCGTACATTTGTACAGGAGCAGAGTCTTTAGCCGCCGTGGCCATGTACTCTTTCAACTTAAAAGAAATCAGCCGCGCGCCCTCTGTCGTAAAGACGGCCTGATATTTGTCTGTTTCAACCATAATCTCGCGAGCTGGTGTAGAGGTCTGCGCGTCCACCGAAACAGGGGTCTCTCCAGCAGCAGGTAAGGTCTCAACCTCAACAACCTTATCGGTAACAACAGCCTCTTCTTTTTCCTGGGAAGCAGCAACAGGAGTTGTTTGCGCACTCTCTGCTTGTTGTTCCTTCTGTGGCGGGAAGAAAAAAGAAAATCCCAACCAAACGGCAAGCATGAGGACCATCGCGAGAACCAGGTTTTTATTTTCAGCTGAATTCATAACTTAAGAAAAACTCCTGTTTTTACAAGTACTTAATCAAGCGGATCATAACCGCCTGGGTGCCAGGGATGACAACGGGTAAGGCGCTTCAAGCCCAACCACAGACCGCTCACGGCACCATACCTGTTGACAGCATCCAGAGTGTACATGGAGCAGGAAGGGTAAAAACGACAGGTCGGAGGCTTCAGCGGAGATAGAAAGGTTCTATAAAAGCGAATGCCCGCTATGGCTAACCGTTTAAACATGTTCTTCGGTCTCCAAGCGGGCAAATACGGTTAAAAGTTCCCGGTCAAGTTGCAGGTGGGTCAGACCTCCGGCGTTGCGCTTGGCAATGATCGATACATCTACGATCTGACCGAATAACTTATAATTGTGTCTGAACAGCTCTCGCATCCATCGTTTGAGTTGGTTTCGACAAACTGCATTGCCGACCTTGCGGCTTACAGTTAAGCCCAGGCGGGAATGAGCTCCGCCCGGGTTTACAATCACAACAAAGTGGGTTGTGTGATACCGTCGTCCCTCTCGCCAGATACGTTCATAATCACATGAACGTAAGATACGGCGAAATTTATCGAGAGTATGTTCACCTTTCACCCGCTAACTTTTAAACTATTTGGTCGGGATGGTTGCAGCTAAATTTTTGCGGCCCCTAGCGCGACGACGCTTGATAACGTTGGCGCCTCCTTTCGAACGCATGCGCTTGCGAAAACCGTGAGTACGTTTACGACTAACTTTACTGGGTTGATAAGTACGCTTCATGACTTTTTAATCTCCTCGAATATCGTCAAAAGGGGGTTTTTGTAAAATTTGTAAAAGGAACTTTTAAGCATGCCTGAAAAATAAAGTCAAGAACGAAAAGGTTTTCTCCCTAATTACTCTTTAATAAACAGACAGTTTTCCCTTGCAATAAAAAAAACCATCTGATAATCTTTGCTGTCAAGTTTTACACCTTTTTTAAAACACCTAAACCTTTGTAATTAGGTTCTTTTTGAGTTATCCACGGTTGTTTAAAAGTTTGTGGATAAATCTATTGTCAAAGTCTTTTCCTGAAGGCTTGAGTTGAATAAGATACCGGTATGAGTAAACTCTGGGATGATACCCTCTCACATCTGGAACTGAATCTCAGTCCTCAACACTTTTCTACCTGGATAAAACCTTTAAAGCTCGTCAAGATCGAGCAGGATATGGTTTATCTGGAGGTCCCGAACCGTTTTGTCCTGGACTGGGTGAAAGAGAACTACAGTAAACTTATTCAGAAAAAACTCTCGGACCTTTCAGCTGTCAGTTACAGATTACATTTTGATGTTTCCAATCAAGCCACCGAGAAACACCCAAGAACAACTCCTGTTGTCGAAAAACCTGTTGCTGTTGCGGCTAAAAAAAGCATCGTTAATAACACTCATACGTCAGATCTCAACCTTAATAGAAAATATACTTTTGAAGAGTTTGTTTCAGGCTCTTCAAATCAATTTGCTTATGCAGCTGCCATGGCAGTCGCCAGCAATCCGGCAACCACTTATAACCCCCTCTTTATTTATGGTGGGGTCGGCCTCGGTAAAACACATCTGGTGAATGCAATTGGCAACGCTATTCTCAAAAAATCTCCCCAGATGAGGATCTGCTATTACACGTCCGAAAAATTCATGAACGAACTGATTAATTCTCTGCGTTACAATCGCATGGATGAATTCAGAAACAAGTTTCGATCGATGGATGTTCTCCTCATTGATGATATACAGTTTATTGCTGGAAAAGAACGTACGCAGGAAGAGTTTTTTCATACCTTTAATGCTCTTTATGAATCTCACAAGCAGATCATTGTTACCTCCGATAAGTTTCCAAAAGATATTCCAGGACTTGAAGAACGCTTAAGATCGCGTTTTGAGTGGGGTCTTATAGCTGATATTCAAGCCCCTGATGTAGAAACAAAACTGGCTATTCTGAAAATGAAAGCAGAACAGAACAGTATAAATTTACCTGAAGATGTAGCTTTATTTCTGGCTAATTCTATCTGTAACAACGTCCGGGAATTGGAAGGTTATCTGATCAGGATTGGAGCCTACGCGAGTTTGACATCTGTTCCGGTCTCTCTGGAAATGGCTCGTGATGTCCTTAAGGATATACTGATAGAGAGAAACCGTGAACTCTCCGTAGAAGAGATCCTTAAAAAGGTCAGCCTTCATTTTAATATAAAAGTGTCAGATATAAAATCTGCCAAGAGGCTTAAGGCTGTGGTCTTGCCAAGACAGATTGCCATGTACATTTCACGCCAGTTGACCTCTTCCTCTTATCCAGAGATAGGGGACCGTTTTGGCGGCAAAGATCATTCAACAATTATTCATGCCATCCGCAAGATTGAAAAATTGATGGAAGAAGATTTCCAACTGAAAAGCACGATAGAAAATTTAAAGAAAGAACTGACCAATTAGTTTTTAAAAGGGGGACTTATAACCTGTTTAAAAGAAGGTGGATAGACTGGTGATAAAATAGACTTACAAAAAAACCCATCTTTATCCCCATTTGATCAACAGCTTTTACAGGAAGTTATAAAGCTATTAAGTACCTGAAAATAATAAAAAAATATGATTTTATGAGCTATTAACAGACACTATTACTACTACTAGCTTTTAATATTATTAGTATTTAAATAATAATAAGATCTGTGGATTGAGGAGGACGTTATGAATTTCACCATTGAAAAAGATGTTTTTCTGAAAGGCTTGGCCAGAGTTCAAGGGATTGTCGAAAAACGCAATACCATACCGGTGCTTTCCAATGTACTTCTGGAAGGCGCAGATGGTGAGCTGCATTTGACAGCCACAGATCTGGAAGTCGGTATGCAATCGTCCTATCCGGCCAATATACGTAAACCGGGCAAGATTACTGTTTCAGCAAAGAAGCTCTTTGAAATTATCAAGGAACTTCCAGATAACGAAATCAGTTTTAATGCCAAAGACAATTGCTGGATAGAGATAGAATGCGGCAAAGCACAATTCAATATAGTGGGACTCTCTGCCGACGAATTTCCTAATTTTCCCCAACCGGATAGAAACACTTTTCTTTCTCTGAGTAGTTCCTTGTGCAAAGAGATGATAGAGAAGACTTTCTTTGCTGTTTCCCAGGATGAAAGTAAATACAATCTCAACGGTATCTTCTGTCAGGTTCAGGAAGGTACAAATCAATTGCGCCTGGTCGCCACAGACGGTCATCGTCTATCGATGATTGATAAGCAGATAGAGTTGGCAGAAAGTTCAGAACTGAGTCGTGGAGTTATTCTACCGCGTAAAGGTATCCTTGAACTGAAAAAACTCGCCGAAGAGGGCGAAGGCGATCTGCAGCTGGGTTTTATGGATAACAATGCCGTTGTAAGCAAAGATCAGACGGTTATTATCATGCGTCTGGTTGACGGAGAGTTTCCTGACTACAGCCGGGTTATTCCAAAAAATAATGAACAGACCGCAGCGATCGCTGTTGATCCTTTCCTGCATGCATTACGTCGCATGATTATCCTCTCAAGCGAAAAATCCCGTGGTGTGAAGATGAACTTCAAGAACAACTTGCTTGAAGTCTCATCATCCAATCCTGAGTTAGGCGATGCTCGTGAGGAGATGGATATAGAATATCAGGGACCGGAACTTTCAGTTGGTTTCAACGCACGTTACCTGCTTGACATATTACAGGTACAGAACCAGGATCAGATCAATATGATTCTTAAAGATAACCTTTCTCCCGGGCTGATTAAGCCGATTGAAGAGGATGGTTATCTGGCAGTCATCATGCCTATGCGGCTCTAGTCGGAAAGTTTTGAAAAAGCCTTTAATATTTGAGGCTTTTTTCTTGAAGGTTATATGATTCTCGAAACATTGAAGCTGCGTTCTTATCGCAACCTGGGCAATATTGATCTGACCTGGAACAATCATTTCAACGTTATTTACGGCGAGAATGCACAAGGCAAGACAAATCTTCTCGAAGCTATTTACCTGTTGGGGCATTTAAAGAGTTTTCGTGGCGCGCGCGGACAGGATTTAATCAATCATACGGCAGAAACGGCTTTTATAAGCGCCAAGATAGACAAGGGAAACGTTGCTCACAAGCTGGATATAGGTTTACAGAAAGCAGGACGTAATCCCCGGGTTGATGGTAAGACGGTCAAAAAATTAAGTGAGTTCCTAGGTTATCTGAGGTCAGTACTTTTTACCCCTGAAGAGCTGGGTAACATAAAAGGTTTCCCCGCAGGAAGGAGGGCGTTGCTTGACCGAGCAATATTACAGACCGAACCGGTTTACCTGGACAGGGTGCAGGAATACGACAGGATCTTACGACAACGCAATCAGCTTTTGAAAAAGCAGGCGGCAGAGGCAGAGTTGGCACCCTGGACAGAGGCTTTGGTGCGGAGTGGAAGCCGGATACGTCATGATAGGCAGCGTTACCTGACCCGCTTCAAACCACTATTGAGCCAGGTTTACCGAGAAATAACGGGTGGTACTGAGTCAGCAGCGGTCAATTACTCAATAGCAGCTGAAAAGCTTGATGAGTTGACCGACCATATGAACGCTGCTTTTGAGCGTCTGCAGACGCGAGAACAAAAATTAGGCATAACACTGGCCGGGCCACACAGAGATGATCTCGATTTTCAGGTTGAGGGAAGATCCTTGCGCGCCTTCGGCTCCCAGGGGCAACAGAGATCTTTTTTGCTGGCTTTTAAAGCCGCTCAGGTGATGGATCTCGAGGAAAAATTCAGAGAACCGCCGGTACTGCTTCTTGATGATCTGGCGAGTGAGCTGGACAGCAAAAGACAGGAAGGGTTTTTCAATTTTTTATTGAATCGTCGTGGTCAGGTTTTCCTGACCTCTGCCCAGCAGTCACAGCTGGCTGATAAGGTGCAACAAACGGCAAGTTTTTTTAAGGTTAACCAGGGGTTGGTCAGCGCTACATCCCCAGAACGAGGCTGAAATGACAGAAAAAATGAACAAAGATTACGATGCTGGAAGTATTACGGTTCTAGAAGGACTATCGGCTGTTCGTAAACGGCCGGCTATGTATATCGGGTCAACATCTATACAGGGCCTTCATCACTTGGTTTACGAGGTGGTGGATAACTCGATAGACGAAGCTCTGGCCGGTCACTGTGATGATATCAAGGTGGTTATCCATGTTGATAATTCAGTGACGGTTACTGATAATGGCCGGGGTATTCCGGTGGATATGCACGAGACCCAGAAAAAACCTGCCGCCGAAGTCGTTATGACGGTCCTCCACGCCGGAGGCAAATTCGATAGCGATACCTACAAAGTTTCCGGTGGCTTGCATGGTGTTGGTGTTTCGGTCGTTAATGCGTTATCCAGTCGTTTGGAGTTGGAAATTCGTCGCGGTGGTAAAATTTACCGACAAAACTATGAAAAGGGTGTCCCGACTGGCGACTTGGTTGAAGATGGTACCACCAAACGTCGTGGCACCCGGATTCTCTTCTGGCCGGATGCGGAAATTTTCGAAACCACGGATTTCTCTT
This genomic interval carries:
- the yidC gene encoding membrane protein insertase YidC encodes the protein MNSAENKNLVLAMVLMLAVWLGFSFFFPPQKEQQAESAQTTPVAASQEKEEAVVTDKVVEVETLPAAGETPVSVDAQTSTPAREIMVETDKYQAVFTTEGARLISFKLKEYMATAAKDSAPVQMYETGPLRYSTLRTTGAEGFGLSEGALFETATASVVSVNGQEQLEILFKHVAANGMQYVKSFNVRGDEYVIDMALELSNASQTPLRGTVNLAMVQRWDDSMEGDSYSFSGPATLVKDEIEEVDVDDLKDGFVSYGQDLSWTSFQTKYFLSVVVPGDKTVERILLQRKGDAIENIMETPYFTLQPGEKRTLDYLVFIGPKEPAQLKAAGHQLDKIVQFGFFNLLAQPLFTVLTFFYGFFKNYGVAIILLTVLIKIIFWPLTHKSYSSMKSMQKLQPEMAKLREKFKNDKERLNKEMMQLYKTHSVNPLGGCLPMIVQIPVFFALYKVLLDSIALRHAPFAFWLTDLSAKDPYYITPILMGASMFVQQKMTPTTADPMQAKIFMMMPIVFTFMFLNFPSGLVIYWLVNNLLTILQQYFIHRKAT
- the yidD gene encoding membrane protein insertion efficiency factor YidD; translated protein: MFKRLAIAGIRFYRTFLSPLKPPTCRFYPSCSMYTLDAVNRYGAVSGLWLGLKRLTRCHPWHPGGYDPLD
- the rnpA gene encoding ribonuclease P protein component — protein: MKGEHTLDKFRRILRSCDYERIWREGRRYHTTHFVVIVNPGGAHSRLGLTVSRKVGNAVCRNQLKRWMRELFRHNYKLFGQIVDVSIIAKRNAGGLTHLQLDRELLTVFARLETEEHV
- the rpmH gene encoding 50S ribosomal protein L34 — translated: MKRTYQPSKVSRKRTHGFRKRMRSKGGANVIKRRRARGRKNLAATIPTK
- the dnaA gene encoding chromosomal replication initiator protein DnaA — encoded protein: MSKLWDDTLSHLELNLSPQHFSTWIKPLKLVKIEQDMVYLEVPNRFVLDWVKENYSKLIQKKLSDLSAVSYRLHFDVSNQATEKHPRTTPVVEKPVAVAAKKSIVNNTHTSDLNLNRKYTFEEFVSGSSNQFAYAAAMAVASNPATTYNPLFIYGGVGLGKTHLVNAIGNAILKKSPQMRICYYTSEKFMNELINSLRYNRMDEFRNKFRSMDVLLIDDIQFIAGKERTQEEFFHTFNALYESHKQIIVTSDKFPKDIPGLEERLRSRFEWGLIADIQAPDVETKLAILKMKAEQNSINLPEDVALFLANSICNNVRELEGYLIRIGAYASLTSVPVSLEMARDVLKDILIERNRELSVEEILKKVSLHFNIKVSDIKSAKRLKAVVLPRQIAMYISRQLTSSSYPEIGDRFGGKDHSTIIHAIRKIEKLMEEDFQLKSTIENLKKELTN
- the dnaN gene encoding DNA polymerase III subunit beta, translated to MNFTIEKDVFLKGLARVQGIVEKRNTIPVLSNVLLEGADGELHLTATDLEVGMQSSYPANIRKPGKITVSAKKLFEIIKELPDNEISFNAKDNCWIEIECGKAQFNIVGLSADEFPNFPQPDRNTFLSLSSSLCKEMIEKTFFAVSQDESKYNLNGIFCQVQEGTNQLRLVATDGHRLSMIDKQIELAESSELSRGVILPRKGILELKKLAEEGEGDLQLGFMDNNAVVSKDQTVIIMRLVDGEFPDYSRVIPKNNEQTAAIAVDPFLHALRRMIILSSEKSRGVKMNFKNNLLEVSSSNPELGDAREEMDIEYQGPELSVGFNARYLLDILQVQNQDQINMILKDNLSPGLIKPIEEDGYLAVIMPMRL
- the recF gene encoding DNA replication/repair protein RecF; its protein translation is MILETLKLRSYRNLGNIDLTWNNHFNVIYGENAQGKTNLLEAIYLLGHLKSFRGARGQDLINHTAETAFISAKIDKGNVAHKLDIGLQKAGRNPRVDGKTVKKLSEFLGYLRSVLFTPEELGNIKGFPAGRRALLDRAILQTEPVYLDRVQEYDRILRQRNQLLKKQAAEAELAPWTEALVRSGSRIRHDRQRYLTRFKPLLSQVYREITGGTESAAVNYSIAAEKLDELTDHMNAAFERLQTREQKLGITLAGPHRDDLDFQVEGRSLRAFGSQGQQRSFLLAFKAAQVMDLEEKFREPPVLLLDDLASELDSKRQEGFFNFLLNRRGQVFLTSAQQSQLADKVQQTASFFKVNQGLVSATSPERG